One window from the genome of Epinephelus moara isolate mb chromosome 21, YSFRI_EMoa_1.0, whole genome shotgun sequence encodes:
- the fam151a gene encoding protein FAM151A isoform X2 has translation MLDFLVQSGDISKPDGLLATWFHRANSKEEMNKALTSDAMILEADVTLEGYGTPSEKPIPIMAHPPAIYSDNTLDQWLDAVLESRKGMKLDFKSLRSVGLSLDLLIQKNSSRGINRPVWLNADILQGPNVPDFVPPINGTRLLQLIEEKFPDVTLSPGWRVGYFPPHNVETYTRSMVEEMYNMIKDVPQKVTFPVHALLVRSGWQHISWILSQSPRFSLTLWQGSIHPNITDLLFIRENTYPTRVYYDIYEPTLSAFKEAARHQGLLRRFYPGGNLMDFLYPGHNSDADVLSTATQHNSLAVHWLRVTDKTSLLAQFSEGDGGMLVVQVASDSSRLGVPLVEGSGKSSEAFTLQDFLQLLGQRADVPWGVYLRIHTHQLLEASLKLLHSAYNREKLYRPIWISMEDLQGTDNVEKFVSTVERLFPYITIVLTEQNRPPLTPATGLSQRLALHLKTASLPKGQEALNSLMGMMYTYDLIVEEDTKSSAGALASFKGLMTQRTGRANTNLYVMSDQS, from the exons ATGCTGGACTTCCTGGTTCAGTCGGGTGATATCAGCAAACCTGATGGTCTGTTGGCTACCTGGTTTCACCGAGCCAATAGCAAGGAGGAAATGAACAAAGCCCTCACAA GTGACGCTATGATCCTAGAGGCTGATGTCACTCTTGAGGGTTATGGAACACCCAGTGAGAAGCCAATCCCTATCATGGCCCACCCTCCTGCCATCTATAGTGACAACACTCTGGACCAATGGCTGGATGCTGTGCTGGAATCTCGAAAAG GCATGAAGTTGGATTTTAAGTCTCTGAGATCAGTAGGTTTGTCACTGGACCTGCTTATTCAAAAGAACAGTAGTAGAGGAATAAACAGGCCTGTTTGGCTTAATGCAGACATCCTCCAAGGTCCCAACGTACCAGACTTTGTGCCTCCAATCAATGGAACCAG ACTTCTGCAGTTGATTGAGGAGAAGTTTCCAGATGTGACTTTGTCTCCTGGATGGAGG GTGGGCTATTTTCCTCCGCATAATGTTGAGACCTACACCAGGTCCATGGTGGAGGAGATGTACAATATGATCAAAGATGTCCCTCAAAAG GTGACATTCCCAGTCCATGCCCTGTTGGTTCGCAGCGGCTGGCAGCACATCAGCTGGATCCTGAGCCAGTCACCACG gttcagtctgacattgtggCAGGGTTCAATTCACCCAAACATCACTGATCTTCTGTTCATTCGTGAGAACACCTACCCTACCAGAGTCTACTATGATATATATGAACCAACACTGTCTGCATTCAAAGAGGCTGCAA GGCACCAGGGACTTCTGAGAAGATTCTATCCTGGAGGAAACCTGATGGACTTCCTCTATCCGGGTCACAACTCAGATGCTGACGTTCTGTCCACAGCCACACAACACAACAGCCTTGCAGTCCATTGGCTGAGAGTCACTGACAAGACCTCCTTATTGGCTCAGTTTTCAG AAGGTGATGGTGGTATGCTGGTGGTTCAGGTGGCCTCTGACAGCAGCCGACTTGGAGTCCCTCTGGTGGAAGGTTCTGGAAAGAGCTCAGAGGCCTTCACACTGCAG GACTTCCTGCAGCTGCTTGGGCAGAGAGCTGATGTTCCCTGGGGTGTTTACCTGCGGATCCACACGCACCAGCTTCTTGAAGCTTCCCTCAAGCTGCTGCACTCAGCCTACAATAGAGAGAAGCTCTACAGACCTATCTGGATCAGCATGGAGGATTTACAGGGCACTGACAATGTTGAG AAGTTTGTATCCACAGTAGAGAGGTTGTTCCCTTACATTACCATCGTCCTGACAGAGCAGAACAGGCCTCCTCTGACCCCAGCAACAGGCTTGTCTCAAAGGTTGGCCCTACATCTGAAAACAGCATCACTGCCAAAAGGACAAGAGGCGTTAAACTCTCTAATGGGAATGATGTACACATATGACCTAATTGTGGAGGAGGACACAAAAAGCAGTGCTGGAGCTCTCGCATCCTTCAAAGGACTTATGACCCAGCGTACAGGGAGAGCAAACACAAACCTGTATGTGATGTCTGATCAGTCCTAA